A single region of the Bacteroides luhongzhouii genome encodes:
- a CDS encoding acyltransferase family protein has translation MSPMIKVVKNGKGRNSSVELLRVVSMIFIIIHHFLSRNYGLYVISNELAEQDDVLLKLLVQQVGGLGVPCFMFISGYYSMTFRKERFVDMIIQCFMYALIGAIGLYIFYSIIAWQTVLFPINCWWFIAAYLVVYMLSPGLNYMFENLSGKSNGLIIVFLYFLLIGDFFEHSARIGGFMVLVTIYLSAKFIKKIYCDTL, from the coding sequence ATGTCTCCAATGATTAAGGTTGTGAAAAATGGAAAAGGGCGTAATAGCAGTGTTGAGTTATTGAGAGTAGTTTCAATGATATTTATCATTATTCATCATTTTCTTTCTAGAAATTATGGATTGTATGTGATTAGTAATGAGTTAGCAGAACAAGATGATGTGCTTCTAAAACTTTTAGTTCAACAGGTTGGTGGTTTAGGGGTACCTTGTTTTATGTTTATATCAGGCTATTATAGTATGACATTTCGGAAGGAGAGATTTGTAGATATGATAATTCAATGTTTTATGTATGCTCTAATAGGAGCCATAGGTCTCTATATATTTTATTCAATTATAGCATGGCAAACGGTTCTATTTCCAATAAATTGTTGGTGGTTTATAGCTGCTTATCTTGTTGTTTATATGTTATCTCCTGGATTAAACTATATGTTTGAAAATTTGTCGGGAAAAAGTAATGGATTAATAATTGTTTTTTTGTATTTTTTACTTATTGGTGATTTCTTTGAACATAGCGCCCGTATTGGAGGATTTATGGTCCTTGTTACTATCTATCTTAGTGCAAAATTTATAAAAAAAATATATTGTGACACGCTATAG
- a CDS encoding glycosyltransferase family 2 protein, protein MKKFTIIIPHHNIPNLLERCLRSIPKRDDLQVIIIDDNSDPEKVDFENFPGLHEEHVEVIFTKEGKGAGYARNVGIAQANSKWLLFADADDLYSEGFNEFLDKYGDTDADVVYFANINVDTKTMKPVEGGIQISEMIQICMETGNFDLLRYKSDTPWSKMVRMSVIKKYSICYHEIPAGNDVWFSSNIGYYAQHIKLCDKPIYIYTMRNGSIQHTPNKENLLARIHEAYVMNNFLRNIDKLEFYAESWPAFLNLRKVSVWLFAKEIIPYFIKTPKFVLWKHIKYSFKKYFKM, encoded by the coding sequence ATGAAAAAATTTACTATAATAATACCTCACCATAATATACCTAATCTATTAGAACGATGTTTGCGGTCTATTCCTAAAAGAGATGATCTTCAAGTAATAATTATAGATGATAATAGTGATCCGGAGAAAGTGGATTTTGAGAATTTTCCAGGTCTACATGAAGAACATGTAGAGGTGATATTTACTAAAGAGGGTAAAGGAGCTGGCTACGCTCGGAATGTGGGTATTGCTCAAGCTAATAGTAAATGGTTACTATTTGCAGACGCAGATGATTTGTATTCAGAAGGTTTTAATGAATTTCTAGACAAGTATGGAGATACTGATGCTGATGTGGTTTATTTCGCAAATATAAATGTTGATACTAAAACAATGAAACCTGTTGAAGGAGGCATTCAAATATCAGAGATGATACAAATATGTATGGAGACAGGAAACTTTGATTTACTTCGCTATAAGTCAGATACTCCTTGGTCGAAAATGGTGAGAATGAGTGTGATTAAGAAATATTCAATTTGTTATCATGAAATACCAGCAGGGAATGATGTTTGGTTTAGTTCGAATATAGGCTATTATGCACAGCATATAAAACTCTGTGATAAACCTATATATATATATACTATGCGTAATGGATCTATACAACATACGCCAAATAAGGAAAATCTTTTAGCTAGAATTCATGAAGCATATGTGATGAATAATTTTTTGAGAAACATTGATAAGTTGGAGTTTTATGCAGAGTCGTGGCCAGCATTCCTGAATTTGAGAAAGGTTAGTGTATGGTTATTTGCTAAAGAGATAATACCGTATTTTATTAAGACACCCAAATTTGTCTTGTGGAAACATATTAAGTATAGTTTTAAGAAGTATTTTAAGATGTAA
- a CDS encoding 3-oxoacyl-ACP synthase III family protein, translating to MAYLTINKVKMVGLAACVPPTIEENLSLPIFADKSEAEKVIASTGIERKRVVKPGTTASDLSFQAIQSLLDKMEWEANSIDALIYVCTSRDYIAPITSAILQDRLGFRNDCYCLDLPLGCSGWVYGMSNLSSILSHGQLKRGLLVCAETNSLNRSPKDKTVKPLFGDAATVTALEYDESFEKPIQFNFGVDGSGYKAVWTEFGGTRNPITLESIEEKEVEPGIIRKGTDMVVNGMDVFSFAIKVPPRSLLEFVEHFEIDTDKVDYLFLHQANKFIDDRIRKKLKMPEEKVPFCLQDYGNTNSASIPLAMVVCKAKELQNGSFDCLGCGFGVGLAWGNIHYTVDKLKAVIMTEYKY from the coding sequence ATGGCATATTTAACAATCAATAAAGTAAAGATGGTTGGTTTGGCAGCATGTGTACCACCAACTATTGAAGAAAATCTATCTTTGCCCATTTTTGCCGATAAGTCGGAAGCCGAAAAAGTAATTGCTTCTACGGGCATAGAAAGAAAGCGAGTTGTAAAACCGGGCACCACTGCAAGCGATTTGTCTTTTCAGGCAATACAATCATTGCTTGATAAAATGGAATGGGAGGCAAATAGTATTGATGCACTTATCTACGTTTGTACGTCACGCGACTATATAGCACCAATTACATCTGCAATTCTGCAAGATAGACTTGGTTTCAGAAATGACTGTTATTGCCTTGATCTACCATTGGGATGTTCCGGATGGGTTTATGGTATGAGTAATCTTTCTTCGATTCTTTCTCATGGACAACTTAAAAGAGGATTGTTAGTTTGTGCAGAGACAAATTCATTAAATCGTTCTCCTAAAGATAAGACGGTAAAACCACTATTTGGCGATGCTGCCACCGTTACTGCTCTAGAATATGATGAATCATTTGAGAAACCAATACAGTTCAATTTTGGAGTTGATGGCAGTGGATACAAGGCTGTATGGACAGAATTTGGCGGTACACGAAATCCAATTACTCTTGAATCAATAGAAGAGAAAGAGGTCGAACCAGGCATTATTCGTAAAGGTACTGATATGGTTGTGAACGGAATGGATGTATTTTCATTTGCCATAAAGGTTCCACCACGCTCTCTTTTGGAGTTTGTTGAGCACTTTGAAATAGACACAGATAAGGTTGATTATTTGTTCCTTCATCAGGCCAACAAGTTTATCGATGACAGGATCCGCAAAAAGTTGAAAATGCCTGAGGAAAAGGTTCCTTTCTGTCTTCAGGACTATGGCAATACAAATAGTGCATCAATTCCATTAGCAATGGTTGTATGTAAGGCTAAAGAACTTCAAAATGGTTCTTTTGATTGTTTGGGCTGCGGTTTTGGTGTTGGACTGGCATGGGGAAATATCCACTATACAGTAGATAAACTGAAGGCAGTCATTATGACAGAATATAAATATTAG
- a CDS encoding acyltransferase family protein, which produces MTDLLGNFLLEWPGYILFCYMPWFFFKSGMYYKGAVPIQTIRKGVRRLLIPYLVFTLLGCGVIALFSLLKGDFNFTIMIKNAILHILQQESADGNNALWFLMVLFIVNVVLSLSNARKINYVIWLSSIVMASLTPLFDCNPWRWMNVLPAMVFVFSGFILNKNHWMQYRVTFWLAIVCFLIIIIFSPSYVEFYPNVLYRGNYTLWILSALSMIVILYRGVEYFKDSICLKPFAIIGRNTMTLYVCHWSLLLVVKMVADTFHLTPIHTLILMSLTCVVFLPFCQYCIKRFHWEIIIGETKNN; this is translated from the coding sequence ATGACTGATCTTTTGGGCAATTTTCTATTAGAATGGCCAGGATATATTCTATTTTGTTATATGCCTTGGTTTTTCTTCAAATCAGGTATGTATTATAAGGGAGCTGTTCCGATTCAGACCATAAGAAAAGGCGTCAGACGATTATTGATACCTTATTTGGTTTTTACTTTGCTGGGCTGTGGAGTGATTGCTTTATTCTCTCTGCTAAAAGGAGACTTTAATTTTACCATAATGATAAAGAATGCTATACTTCATATTTTGCAACAGGAATCTGCTGATGGAAACAATGCTCTATGGTTCTTGATGGTTTTGTTTATAGTGAATGTGGTATTGTCTCTAAGTAATGCTCGAAAGATAAATTATGTGATATGGCTGTCGAGCATTGTTATGGCGTCGCTTACGCCTCTTTTTGATTGTAATCCTTGGCGGTGGATGAATGTGTTGCCTGCTATGGTATTTGTGTTTTCGGGCTTTATATTGAATAAGAATCATTGGATGCAATATCGGGTTACATTTTGGTTGGCTATCGTATGCTTTCTGATAATCATAATTTTTTCCCCTTCATACGTGGAGTTTTACCCCAATGTCCTTTATCGGGGAAATTATACACTATGGATTCTCTCTGCCCTCTCTATGATTGTAATACTTTATCGAGGTGTGGAATATTTTAAAGATAGTATCTGTTTGAAGCCGTTTGCAATCATTGGTCGAAATACGATGACGTTATATGTATGTCATTGGTCATTACTGCTGGTGGTAAAAATGGTTGCCGATACTTTTCATTTGACACCGATACATACGCTTATCCTTATGTCACTTACTTGCGTGGTGTTTTTGCCTTTTTGTCAATATTGCATAAAACGGTTCCATTGGGAGATAATTATCGGAGAAACTAAAAACAACTAA
- a CDS encoding glycosyltransferase family 2 protein, whose protein sequence is MKVTVLMPIYNAEKYVCNAIDSLLCQTSKNWKLICVDDGSSDSSAQIVEEYCQKDSRIFLLKQTNAGPAVARARAIEKVDTEYVSILDSDDAYAPDYVELMLKRAAETNADSIVPNVEFYCANMVNLPRLFEKRNLTEMMEIEDGRTAFSMTIPWRLHGWQMIRTSLVKQYYTVETASYSKFNSDEYITRLLYLKSNKTVMCAAIYKYRITPDSITRKPSIKKFDYLLTLDKVLTLCIAEHIDDCVILNVYNDYYLTLIKMWKLANELGVEEKKKGREMVQYAYSMSYKQKLKNKILRNASLKTWLKLKFSLLHFGIIRFLSMYY, encoded by the coding sequence ATGAAAGTCACTGTATTAATGCCCATATACAATGCTGAAAAGTATGTGTGTAATGCAATAGATTCTTTATTGTGCCAGACTTCTAAAAACTGGAAGCTGATATGTGTTGATGATGGTTCTAGTGACTCTTCGGCTCAAATTGTTGAGGAATATTGTCAAAAGGATAGTCGTATATTTTTGTTAAAGCAAACGAATGCAGGCCCAGCAGTAGCCCGTGCCCGTGCGATTGAGAAAGTAGATACAGAATATGTATCTATATTAGATTCAGATGATGCATATGCTCCCGATTATGTGGAGCTGATGTTAAAGAGAGCAGCGGAGACAAATGCAGATTCTATAGTACCGAATGTGGAATTTTATTGTGCTAATATGGTTAATCTTCCTCGTTTGTTTGAAAAGAGAAATCTTACAGAAATGATGGAAATAGAAGATGGTAGAACAGCTTTTTCAATGACTATCCCTTGGAGATTACATGGATGGCAAATGATTCGTACCTCGCTGGTGAAGCAATATTATACTGTTGAAACAGCTTCATATAGTAAGTTTAATTCCGATGAATATATTACTCGTCTTCTTTATTTGAAGAGTAATAAGACAGTTATGTGTGCAGCTATTTACAAATACAGAATAACACCAGATTCTATTACTCGTAAGCCATCTATTAAGAAATTCGATTATTTGCTAACCTTGGATAAAGTATTGACTTTGTGCATTGCAGAACATATTGATGATTGTGTGATTTTAAATGTATATAATGACTATTATTTAACTCTCATTAAGATGTGGAAATTGGCAAATGAACTTGGTGTAGAAGAGAAAAAAAAAGGTCGTGAAATGGTACAATATGCCTACAGTATGTCATATAAACAAAAGTTAAAGAATAAGATTCTTAGGAATGCTTCTCTAAAAACATGGCTAAAACTGAAATTCTCTTTATTACATTTTGGGATTATAAGGTTTCTCTCTATGTATTATTAA
- a CDS encoding glycosyltransferase family 2 protein: MKNPLVSVLIPNYCHASYLNERIDSVLAQTYQNFEVIIMDDCSTDNSREVIEQYRNHPRVREIVYNEINSGSTFNQWDKGITMAGGELIWIAESDDSCRPELLERLVEQFEQTEDLAVAYVQSVLINTYGEVIKMPVEKGNPIIYDGRYFIRTHLLYGTCIINASMAIFSREKSLGIDRCFKQFKSVGDWMFWVLMAETGKVAEVREPLNYFRRHEGTVTSKCYLDGTSMINTKNIVDYILDRRIISKYRHRMVYVYFIRYIKSFQFENDDVYNKVLTVWTLLPINSIYYKWYPIECFYSRQKEKIYRFLRKTGLIF, from the coding sequence ATGAAGAATCCTTTAGTCTCTGTTTTAATACCCAATTATTGTCATGCCTCCTATCTAAATGAACGTATTGATAGTGTATTGGCGCAAACTTATCAGAACTTTGAGGTGATAATCATGGATGATTGTTCTACTGATAATAGTCGTGAAGTTATAGAACAGTATCGCAATCATCCTCGTGTCAGAGAGATAGTATATAATGAAATTAATAGTGGGTCCACTTTCAATCAGTGGGACAAAGGTATCACTATGGCGGGTGGTGAACTGATATGGATCGCTGAAAGTGATGACTCATGTCGTCCAGAGTTACTCGAACGTCTGGTAGAACAGTTTGAACAGACGGAAGATTTAGCGGTGGCCTATGTTCAATCGGTATTAATTAATACTTATGGAGAAGTGATAAAAATGCCGGTTGAGAAAGGAAATCCTATTATATATGATGGACGATATTTTATACGTACTCACCTGCTGTATGGAACTTGCATTATTAATGCTAGTATGGCGATATTCAGTCGTGAAAAATCTTTGGGCATTGATCGTTGTTTTAAACAATTTAAAAGTGTGGGAGATTGGATGTTTTGGGTCTTGATGGCTGAAACGGGCAAAGTGGCTGAAGTACGTGAACCACTCAACTATTTTAGACGACATGAGGGAACGGTGACAAGTAAATGCTACCTTGATGGTACGAGTATGATTAACACTAAGAATATTGTTGATTATATTTTAGATAGGAGGATTATATCAAAATATCGTCATCGAATGGTATATGTTTATTTTATCAGATATATTAAATCTTTTCAATTTGAAAATGATGATGTTTATAATAAAGTGTTGACAGTTTGGACTTTATTACCTATTAACTCAATATATTATAAATGGTACCCTATAGAATGTTTTTATTCAAGACAAAAAGAAAAAATTTATCGATTCCTTAGAAAAACAGGTTTAATTTTCTAA
- a CDS encoding acyltransferase family protein has protein sequence MYKKLSPPYKSDIKFKERNSNLELYRIIVMLLIVAHHYVVNSGLIQVMESEPLSLKNSFFYLYGMWGKTGINCFVLITGYFMCKSHITVYKFLKLLLQVIFYDVVINLLFIIAGYQEMSFYSLYQMLWPVKSVADGFVSCFLLFYLFIPFLNVLIMNLDKRMHLSLIALLLFIYTFLGTTDLRVDMNYLTWFVVLYFISSYIRLYGIDISRFKIGWGIMSILSIVVSAGSVLVISYIGHNTPLREFVLVSDSNHILAVATSICLFMYFKDWKLKHSHFINVIATTTFGVLLIHANSDIMRQWLWRDTLDNVGAYHTPYAILHALVSVAAIFILCVFIDYIRIKWIEKPLFYWINNRFKVKT, from the coding sequence ATGTATAAAAAATTATCTCCCCCCTATAAGTCTGATATAAAGTTCAAAGAACGAAATTCTAATTTGGAACTATATCGAATTATCGTAATGTTACTCATTGTGGCACATCACTATGTTGTGAATAGTGGATTAATACAAGTGATGGAAAGCGAACCTTTATCTTTGAAGAATTCTTTTTTTTATCTTTATGGGATGTGGGGGAAAACCGGGATAAATTGTTTTGTTCTTATCACGGGGTATTTTATGTGTAAGTCTCATATTACTGTTTATAAATTTTTGAAACTTCTTTTACAAGTAATATTTTATGATGTGGTAATTAATCTATTATTCATAATTGCAGGGTATCAAGAAATGTCATTTTATTCACTTTATCAGATGCTATGGCCGGTGAAGAGTGTAGCAGATGGATTTGTATCATGCTTTTTACTCTTTTATCTTTTCATTCCCTTCCTCAATGTGTTGATTATGAACTTAGATAAACGTATGCATTTATCGCTCATAGCTTTATTATTGTTTATCTATACTTTTCTGGGTACTACAGATTTACGTGTTGACATGAACTATCTTACATGGTTTGTTGTGCTCTATTTCATATCGTCGTATATTCGTCTTTATGGAATAGATATTAGTCGTTTTAAGATAGGTTGGGGCATAATGTCTATATTGTCGATAGTAGTGTCTGCAGGTAGCGTGTTAGTTATTTCTTATATCGGTCATAATACACCTTTACGTGAGTTTGTACTTGTTTCTGATTCCAATCACATATTGGCAGTCGCTACTAGTATTTGTCTTTTTATGTACTTTAAAGATTGGAAACTTAAACATAGCCATTTTATAAATGTGATTGCTACTACTACGTTCGGTGTACTACTAATACATGCCAATAGTGATATTATGCGACAATGGTTGTGGCGTGACACTCTTGACAATGTGGGAGCATACCATACACCTTATGCTATTTTACATGCTCTGGTGAGTGTGGCTGCAATTTTTATTCTGTGTGTTTTCATTGATTATATCCGTATCAAATGGATAGAAAAGCCACTATTTTATTGGATAAATAATAGATTTAAGGTTAAAACATGA
- a CDS encoding lipopolysaccharide biosynthesis protein, which yields MPESLKQKTIKGLTWNAVNNFITRGISFLLGILLARLLSPGDYGLIAMISVFIAILSVFIDSGMTNALIRKQDRSEADLATVFYFNLAVSCLIYVVMFVSAPFIADFYRMPQLVLLTRILTIGIVIGAFGGIQGAVMSINLDFKTPAKISIVSTLLSGIIGILFAFMGYGVWALVIQSLVATTIGTLGKIYFVRWRPSEPFSKQSFKELFGFSSKLLASWLIGSIYENMYTMVIGKFFSAVQLGLYARAQSMAQFPSSNATGVLQSVTYPVLAKMQDDNDRLAHNYRRMLRLSAYIIFPMMIGLSSVSASFIHFVLTDKWVEAVPYLQIICFAFMWYPIHAINLNLLQVKGRSDLFLRLEIIKRIMGVIMLCVTIPLGLMAMCYGCVLMSVISLVINTYYTGKLIHVGFIKQMGDLMPVFIDCILMGGVCYLVQLPFINSGIRLFIAVVTGVVYYIGSSYVRHSSEMQEVLSLIKRK from the coding sequence ATGCCGGAATCATTGAAACAAAAAACAATAAAGGGGCTGACTTGGAATGCGGTTAATAATTTTATTACTCGTGGGATAAGTTTTCTATTGGGTATTCTATTAGCTCGATTGCTCTCTCCAGGCGATTATGGCTTAATTGCCATGATTAGCGTATTTATCGCTATCCTGTCTGTTTTTATTGACAGTGGTATGACAAACGCACTTATCCGTAAGCAAGATCGTTCGGAAGCGGATCTCGCTACTGTTTTTTATTTTAATTTGGCTGTCAGTTGTCTCATCTATGTTGTGATGTTTGTCTCTGCCCCTTTCATTGCCGATTTCTACCGGATGCCGCAACTTGTACTGCTTACCCGTATACTTACTATTGGCATTGTGATTGGTGCATTTGGAGGCATTCAAGGGGCGGTGATGAGTATCAATCTAGACTTTAAGACACCTGCCAAGATTTCCATTGTAAGCACACTGCTGTCCGGAATTATTGGTATATTGTTTGCTTTTATGGGATATGGCGTTTGGGCTTTGGTCATACAGAGCCTTGTAGCTACAACTATTGGCACATTAGGGAAAATTTATTTTGTCCGTTGGAGGCCATCTGAACCGTTTTCCAAACAATCGTTTAAAGAATTGTTCGGATTCAGTTCTAAATTATTGGCCTCTTGGCTCATTGGAAGCATCTATGAAAATATGTATACAATGGTGATCGGAAAGTTTTTTTCAGCTGTTCAGCTTGGACTCTATGCTCGTGCGCAGAGTATGGCACAGTTCCCTTCAAGCAATGCTACAGGTGTATTGCAGAGTGTCACTTATCCGGTATTGGCTAAAATGCAGGATGATAATGATCGGCTTGCCCATAATTATCGTCGTATGCTTCGCCTTTCCGCTTATATTATTTTTCCTATGATGATCGGTCTTTCGTCGGTATCCGCATCTTTTATACATTTTGTGTTGACAGACAAATGGGTGGAGGCTGTTCCTTATCTGCAAATTATCTGTTTTGCTTTTATGTGGTATCCCATCCATGCCATCAATCTCAATCTGCTTCAAGTAAAGGGAAGGAGTGACCTTTTCCTGCGTTTGGAAATTATTAAGCGTATCATGGGTGTGATTATGTTGTGTGTCACTATCCCTTTAGGTTTGATGGCCATGTGTTATGGATGTGTGCTGATGTCTGTCATATCGCTTGTAATCAATACTTATTATACAGGAAAACTTATTCATGTGGGTTTCATCAAGCAGATGGGCGATTTAATGCCTGTTTTTATCGACTGCATATTGATGGGGGGAGTTTGTTATTTAGTCCAACTGCCTTTTATAAATAGTGGGATTCGGCTTTTCATCGCTGTAGTGACAGGTGTAGTTTACTACATAGGAAGCAGCTATGTACGCCATTCATCCGAAATGCAGGAGGTGTTGTCTTTAATAAAAAGGAAATAA